The proteins below come from a single Acanthopagrus latus isolate v.2019 chromosome 4, fAcaLat1.1, whole genome shotgun sequence genomic window:
- the dhx38 gene encoding pre-mRNA-splicing factor ATP-dependent RNA helicase PRP16 isoform X3 codes for MDDDVSMHRLEGTDPDSQVGGLIVKKKSAAAEPHVFRAPTPRTSLLGLDLLAAQKRKERESKELADASADDRQNKKSKVSSYKDWEEGKSDSGSDEEDDEDNSTSAQKESRKYRVTGSETPSNPGGVSEEFRRRHKQREKDRREHGVYASSKEDKNRERDRDRDRSRDKGRDRRSERDEREGSHSRSSSSSRSERGERSERSQREGWSERISRGSKRDEPLTPQTRPRDSFTPSRSNWEEDDSGYASSRHSQWESPSPAPSSRESDRSERSHRSSRESERRDRSVRGRYPDDTPLPTPSYKYNEWANDRKHLGSTPRLSQGKGRKEDGEGGIMFDNEVEKDQWQEDQKQADRDWYMMDEGYDEFHNPFTSTSDDYVKKREQILQKQTQKRISAQKRQINEDNERWETNRMLTSGVVQRLEVDEDFEEDNAAKVHLLVHNLVPPFLDGRIVFTKQPEPVIPVKDATSDMAIISRKGSQLVRKHREQKERKKAQHKHWELAGTKLGDIMGIQKKEEADVSGGKPVGEDGKVDYKTEQKFADHMKEKSEASSEFAKKKTLLEQRQYLPIFAVRQQLLNIIRDNSIVIVVGETGSGKTTQLTQYLHEDGYTSYGMVGCTQPRRVAAMSVAKRVSEEIGTNLGEEVGYAIRFEDCTSEKTLIKYMTDGILLRESLRESDLDHYSAVIMDEAHERSLNTDVLFGLLREVVSRRTDLKLIVTSATMDSDKFAAFFGNVPIFHIPGRTFPVDILFSKTPQEDYVEAAVKQALQIHLSGLIGDILIFMPGQEDIEVTSDQIVERLEDLENAPPLAVLPIYSQLPSDLQAKIFQKAPDGVRKCIVATNIAETSLTVDGIMFVVDSGYCKLKVFNPRIGMDALQVYPISQANANQRSGRAGRTGPGQCYRLYTQSAYKNEMLTTTIPEIQRTNLANVVLLLKSLGVQDLLLFHFMDPPPEDNMLNSMYQLWILGALDNTGGLTPTGRLMVEFPLDPALSKVLIVSCDMGCSADILIIVSMLSVPAIFYRPKGREEESDQVREKFAVPESDHLTYLNVYMQWKNNNYSSAWCNEHFIHTKAMRKVREVRSQLKDIMVQQRMNLISCGSDWDIIRKCICAAYFHQAAKLKGIGEYVNVRTGMPCHLHPTSSLFGMGYTPDYIIYHELVMTTKEYMQCVTAVDGEWLAELGPMFYSIKHAGRSRQENRRRAKEEITNMEEEMSLAQQQLLSRREEQERKNCNTGSVRAVKICTPGRREEVPMTPKRTPARFGL; via the exons ATGGATGATGATGTGTCCATGCATAGACTGGAAGGGACCGACCCAGATTCTCAGGTTGGGGGGCTGATAGTAAAGAAGAAGAGTGCCGCTGCAGAGCCCCATGTTTTTCGGGCACCCACTCCGCGCACTTCCCTGCTGGGCTTGGATCTGCTGGCAGCCCAGAAAAGGAAGGAGCGGGAGAGTAAGGAGCTGGCAGATGCTAGTGCCgatgacagacaaaacaagaagtcAAAGGTGTCCTCCTATAAGGACTGGGAAGAAGGTAAAAGTGACTCTGGGTCTGATGAAGAAGACGATGAAGATAACAGTACCAGCGCTCAAAAGGAGAG CAGGAAGTATCGTGTGACTGGCTCCGAGACGCCCTCAAACCCTGGAGGGGTCAGTGAAGAGTTCCGTCGTAGacacaagcagagagagaaagacagacgtGAGCACGGAGTCTATGCCTCCTCCAAAGAAGACAAGAATCGAGAacgagacagagacagagataggAGCAGAGATAAGGGCAGAGACCGAAGAAGTGAAAGAG ATGAGCGAGAGGGCAGCcacagccgcagcagcagcagcagccggtcAGAGCGCGGTGAGAGGAGTGAGCGCTCACAGAGAGAAGGCTGGTCTGAACGCATCAGCCGAGGGAGTAAGAGAGATGAACCTCTGACACCACAGACACGACCCAGAg atTCTTTCACACCCTCTCGCTCCAACTGGGAGGAGGACGACAGTGGTTATGCCAGCTCACGCCATTCCCAGTGGGAGTCTCCGTCCCCCGCCCCGTCCAGCAGAGAGTCTGATCGCTCTGAGCGAAGCCACCGCTCCAGccgagagagtgagaggagggacAG GTCAGTAAGAGGCCGTTACCCTGACGACACACCCCTGCCTACCCCGTCATATAAGTACAACGAGTGGGCTAATGACAGAAAGCATTTGGGTTCTACACCTCGTTTGTCACAAGGAAAAG GTAGGAAAGAAGATGGTGAGGGAGGAATTATGTTTGATAACGAGGTCGAGAAAGACCAGTGGCAGGAGGACCAGAAG CAAGCAGACAGAGATTGGTACATGATGGATGAAGGCTATGATGAGTTCCACAACCCTTTCACCTCCACATCTGACGACTACGTAAAGAAGAGGGAGCAGATCCTTCAGAAGCAGACGCAAAAAAGAATATCTGCCCAGAAACGACAGATCAATGAG GATAATGAGCGGTGGGAGACTAACCGCATGCTGACCAGTGGTGTGGTGCAGAGGCTGGAGGTGGATGAAGACTTTGAGGAAGACAATGCTGCGAAGGTTCACCTGCTGGTTCACAACCTGGTTCCCCCCTTTCTGGATGGAAGAATAGTCTTCACCAAGCAG CCAGAGCCTGTCATCCCTGTGAAAGATGCTACCTCTGACATGGCCATCATCTCTCGTAAAGGCAGCCAGCTTGTCCGTAAACACCGTGAGCAGAAAGAGCGCAAGAAG gcacagcacaaacactgggAATTAGCAGGCACCAAGTTGGGGGACATCATGGGGAtccagaagaaggaggaagcaGATGTCTCTGGGGGAAAACCTGTTGGTGAGGACGGAAAAGTGGACTACAA AACCGAGCAAAAATTTGCAGACCACATGAAAGAAAAGTCTGAAGCCAGCAgtgagtttgctaaaaagaagaCTCTTCTGGAGCAGAGACAGTACCTGCCTATTTTTGCTGTCAGACAACAACTTCTTAACATCATCAG GGACAACAGCATTGTGATTGTTGTTGGGGAGACGGGCAGTGGGAAGACCACCCAGCTGACACAGTACCTGCACGAGGATGGCTACACTAGCTATGGCATGGTGGGCTGTACTCAGCCCCGAAGAGTGGCAGCCATGAGTGTGGCCAAGAGAGTCAGTGAGGAGATTGGCACCAACCTTGGAGAGGAG GTGGGCTACGCTATCCGTTTTGAGGACTGCACATCTGAGAAAACATTAATAAAGTACATGACAGATGGAATCCTGCTCAGAGAGTCACTGAGGGAGTCAGACCTGGACCACTACAGTGCTGTTATCATGGACGAAGCTCACGAACGCTCCCTTAATACTGATGTGCTGTTCGGTCTGCTGCGTGAG GTTGTCTCTCGACGCACTGATCTGAAGCTCATAGTCACCTCCGCAACTATGGACTCAGACAagtttgctgcattttttgGCAACGTACCCATATTCCACATTCCAGGGAGAACATTTcctgttgacattttgtttagCAAG ACCCCTCAGGAGGACTATGTGGAGGCAGCGGTGAAGCAGGCTCTGCAGATCCACCTCAGTGGGTTGATAGGAGACATCCTCATCTTTATGCCTGGGCAGGAGGATATTGAG GTGACGTCTGATCAGATAGTGGAGCGGTTGGAGGACTTGGAGAATGCTCCTCCTCTGGCTGTGCTGCCCATCTACTCACAGCTGCCATCTGACCTGCAGGCTAAGATCTTTCAAAAG GCTCCAGATGGTGTTAGGAAATGcattgttgccacaaacatcgCTGAGACCTCCCTCACTGTGGACGGTATCATGTTTGTCGTTGATTCAGGATACTGCAAACTAAAG GTTTTCAATCCTCGCATTGGAATGGACGCTCTGCAGGTTTATCCCATCAGCCAGGCTAACGCCAACCAGCGTTCTGGCAGAGCAGGACGTACAGGACCAGGGCAGTGTTACAG ACTCTACACTCAGAGCGCCTATAAGAATGAAATGCTGACCACCACCATACCGGAGATCCAGAGGACCAACCTAGCTAATGTAGTCCTGCTTTTGAAGTCCCTGGGTGTGCAGGATTTGCTCCTCTTCCACTTCATGGACCCTCCTCCTGAGGACAACATGCTCAACTCCATGTATCAGCTCTGGATCCTGGGAGCTCTGGACAACACAG GTGGTCTAACACCGACAGGGCGTCTGATGGTGGAGTTTCCCCTTGACCCCGCCCTGTCTAAGGTGCTGATTGTGTCCTGCGACATGGGCTGCAGTGCTGACATCCTCATCATCGTCTCCATGCTGTCCGTGCCAGCCATCTTCTACAGACCTAAG GGTCGTGAGGAGGAGAGCGACCAGGTGAGGGAGAAGTTCGCAGTCCCGGAGAGCGACCACCTTACCTACCTTAACGTCTACAtgcagtggaaaaacaacaactactCCAGCGCGTGGTGCAACGAGCACTTCATCCACACCAAGGCCATGAGGAAG GTGCGTGAGGTACGCTCCCAGTTAAAAGACATCATGGTGCAGCAGAGGATGAACCTGATTTCCTGCGGGTCAGACTGGGACATCATCAGAAAGTGCATCTGTGCTGCTTACTTCCACCAAGCTGCCAAGCTCAAG GGCATCGGTGAATACGTCAACGTGAGGACGGGCATGCCATGTCACCTCCATCCCACCAGCTCCCTCTTTGGCATGGGCTACACTCCCGACTACATCATCTACCACGAGCTCGTCATGACCACCAAG GAGTACATGCAGTGTGTGACTGCAGTGGACGGAGAGTGGCTGGCAGAACTTGGGCCCATGTTTtacagcatcaaacatgcaGGAAGAAGCAGACAG GAGAACCGTCGCCGGGCCAAGGAGGAGATCaccaacatggaggaggagatgtccCTGGCTCAGCAGCAGTTGCTATCGCGtcgggaggagcaggagaggaagaactGCAACACCGGCAGTGTCAG
- the dhx38 gene encoding pre-mRNA-splicing factor ATP-dependent RNA helicase PRP16 isoform X1: MDDDVSMHRLEGTDPDSQVGGLIVKKKSAAAEPHVFRAPTPRTSLLGLDLLAAQKRKERESKELADASADDRQNKKSKVSSYKDWEEGKSDSGSDEEDDEDNSTSAQKESRKYRVTGSETPSNPGGVSEEFRRRHKQREKDRREHGVYASSKEDKNRERDRDRDRSRDKGRDRRSERGERDEREGSHSRSSSSSRSERGERSERSQREGWSERISRGSKRDEPLTPQTRPRDSFTPSRSNWEEDDSGYASSRHSQWESPSPAPSSRESDRSERSHRSSRESERRDRSVRGRYPDDTPLPTPSYKYNEWANDRKHLGSTPRLSQGKGRKEDGEGGIMFDNEVEKDQWQEDQKQADRDWYMMDEGYDEFHNPFTSTSDDYVKKREQILQKQTQKRISAQKRQINEDNERWETNRMLTSGVVQRLEVDEDFEEDNAAKVHLLVHNLVPPFLDGRIVFTKQPEPVIPVKDATSDMAIISRKGSQLVRKHREQKERKKAQHKHWELAGTKLGDIMGIQKKEEADVSGGKPVGEDGKVDYKTEQKFADHMKEKSEASSEFAKKKTLLEQRQYLPIFAVRQQLLNIIRDNSIVIVVGETGSGKTTQLTQYLHEDGYTSYGMVGCTQPRRVAAMSVAKRVSEEIGTNLGEEVGYAIRFEDCTSEKTLIKYMTDGILLRESLRESDLDHYSAVIMDEAHERSLNTDVLFGLLREVVSRRTDLKLIVTSATMDSDKFAAFFGNVPIFHIPGRTFPVDILFSKTPQEDYVEAAVKQALQIHLSGLIGDILIFMPGQEDIEVTSDQIVERLEDLENAPPLAVLPIYSQLPSDLQAKIFQKAPDGVRKCIVATNIAETSLTVDGIMFVVDSGYCKLKVFNPRIGMDALQVYPISQANANQRSGRAGRTGPGQCYRLYTQSAYKNEMLTTTIPEIQRTNLANVVLLLKSLGVQDLLLFHFMDPPPEDNMLNSMYQLWILGALDNTGGLTPTGRLMVEFPLDPALSKVLIVSCDMGCSADILIIVSMLSVPAIFYRPKGREEESDQVREKFAVPESDHLTYLNVYMQWKNNNYSSAWCNEHFIHTKAMRKVREVRSQLKDIMVQQRMNLISCGSDWDIIRKCICAAYFHQAAKLKGIGEYVNVRTGMPCHLHPTSSLFGMGYTPDYIIYHELVMTTKEYMQCVTAVDGEWLAELGPMFYSIKHAGRSRQENRRRAKEEITNMEEEMSLAQQQLLSRREEQERKNCNTGSVRAVKICTPGRREEVPMTPKRTPARFGL, from the exons ATGGATGATGATGTGTCCATGCATAGACTGGAAGGGACCGACCCAGATTCTCAGGTTGGGGGGCTGATAGTAAAGAAGAAGAGTGCCGCTGCAGAGCCCCATGTTTTTCGGGCACCCACTCCGCGCACTTCCCTGCTGGGCTTGGATCTGCTGGCAGCCCAGAAAAGGAAGGAGCGGGAGAGTAAGGAGCTGGCAGATGCTAGTGCCgatgacagacaaaacaagaagtcAAAGGTGTCCTCCTATAAGGACTGGGAAGAAGGTAAAAGTGACTCTGGGTCTGATGAAGAAGACGATGAAGATAACAGTACCAGCGCTCAAAAGGAGAG CAGGAAGTATCGTGTGACTGGCTCCGAGACGCCCTCAAACCCTGGAGGGGTCAGTGAAGAGTTCCGTCGTAGacacaagcagagagagaaagacagacgtGAGCACGGAGTCTATGCCTCCTCCAAAGAAGACAAGAATCGAGAacgagacagagacagagataggAGCAGAGATAAGGGCAGAGACCGAAGAAGTGAAAGAGGTGAAAGAG ATGAGCGAGAGGGCAGCcacagccgcagcagcagcagcagccggtcAGAGCGCGGTGAGAGGAGTGAGCGCTCACAGAGAGAAGGCTGGTCTGAACGCATCAGCCGAGGGAGTAAGAGAGATGAACCTCTGACACCACAGACACGACCCAGAg atTCTTTCACACCCTCTCGCTCCAACTGGGAGGAGGACGACAGTGGTTATGCCAGCTCACGCCATTCCCAGTGGGAGTCTCCGTCCCCCGCCCCGTCCAGCAGAGAGTCTGATCGCTCTGAGCGAAGCCACCGCTCCAGccgagagagtgagaggagggacAG GTCAGTAAGAGGCCGTTACCCTGACGACACACCCCTGCCTACCCCGTCATATAAGTACAACGAGTGGGCTAATGACAGAAAGCATTTGGGTTCTACACCTCGTTTGTCACAAGGAAAAG GTAGGAAAGAAGATGGTGAGGGAGGAATTATGTTTGATAACGAGGTCGAGAAAGACCAGTGGCAGGAGGACCAGAAG CAAGCAGACAGAGATTGGTACATGATGGATGAAGGCTATGATGAGTTCCACAACCCTTTCACCTCCACATCTGACGACTACGTAAAGAAGAGGGAGCAGATCCTTCAGAAGCAGACGCAAAAAAGAATATCTGCCCAGAAACGACAGATCAATGAG GATAATGAGCGGTGGGAGACTAACCGCATGCTGACCAGTGGTGTGGTGCAGAGGCTGGAGGTGGATGAAGACTTTGAGGAAGACAATGCTGCGAAGGTTCACCTGCTGGTTCACAACCTGGTTCCCCCCTTTCTGGATGGAAGAATAGTCTTCACCAAGCAG CCAGAGCCTGTCATCCCTGTGAAAGATGCTACCTCTGACATGGCCATCATCTCTCGTAAAGGCAGCCAGCTTGTCCGTAAACACCGTGAGCAGAAAGAGCGCAAGAAG gcacagcacaaacactgggAATTAGCAGGCACCAAGTTGGGGGACATCATGGGGAtccagaagaaggaggaagcaGATGTCTCTGGGGGAAAACCTGTTGGTGAGGACGGAAAAGTGGACTACAA AACCGAGCAAAAATTTGCAGACCACATGAAAGAAAAGTCTGAAGCCAGCAgtgagtttgctaaaaagaagaCTCTTCTGGAGCAGAGACAGTACCTGCCTATTTTTGCTGTCAGACAACAACTTCTTAACATCATCAG GGACAACAGCATTGTGATTGTTGTTGGGGAGACGGGCAGTGGGAAGACCACCCAGCTGACACAGTACCTGCACGAGGATGGCTACACTAGCTATGGCATGGTGGGCTGTACTCAGCCCCGAAGAGTGGCAGCCATGAGTGTGGCCAAGAGAGTCAGTGAGGAGATTGGCACCAACCTTGGAGAGGAG GTGGGCTACGCTATCCGTTTTGAGGACTGCACATCTGAGAAAACATTAATAAAGTACATGACAGATGGAATCCTGCTCAGAGAGTCACTGAGGGAGTCAGACCTGGACCACTACAGTGCTGTTATCATGGACGAAGCTCACGAACGCTCCCTTAATACTGATGTGCTGTTCGGTCTGCTGCGTGAG GTTGTCTCTCGACGCACTGATCTGAAGCTCATAGTCACCTCCGCAACTATGGACTCAGACAagtttgctgcattttttgGCAACGTACCCATATTCCACATTCCAGGGAGAACATTTcctgttgacattttgtttagCAAG ACCCCTCAGGAGGACTATGTGGAGGCAGCGGTGAAGCAGGCTCTGCAGATCCACCTCAGTGGGTTGATAGGAGACATCCTCATCTTTATGCCTGGGCAGGAGGATATTGAG GTGACGTCTGATCAGATAGTGGAGCGGTTGGAGGACTTGGAGAATGCTCCTCCTCTGGCTGTGCTGCCCATCTACTCACAGCTGCCATCTGACCTGCAGGCTAAGATCTTTCAAAAG GCTCCAGATGGTGTTAGGAAATGcattgttgccacaaacatcgCTGAGACCTCCCTCACTGTGGACGGTATCATGTTTGTCGTTGATTCAGGATACTGCAAACTAAAG GTTTTCAATCCTCGCATTGGAATGGACGCTCTGCAGGTTTATCCCATCAGCCAGGCTAACGCCAACCAGCGTTCTGGCAGAGCAGGACGTACAGGACCAGGGCAGTGTTACAG ACTCTACACTCAGAGCGCCTATAAGAATGAAATGCTGACCACCACCATACCGGAGATCCAGAGGACCAACCTAGCTAATGTAGTCCTGCTTTTGAAGTCCCTGGGTGTGCAGGATTTGCTCCTCTTCCACTTCATGGACCCTCCTCCTGAGGACAACATGCTCAACTCCATGTATCAGCTCTGGATCCTGGGAGCTCTGGACAACACAG GTGGTCTAACACCGACAGGGCGTCTGATGGTGGAGTTTCCCCTTGACCCCGCCCTGTCTAAGGTGCTGATTGTGTCCTGCGACATGGGCTGCAGTGCTGACATCCTCATCATCGTCTCCATGCTGTCCGTGCCAGCCATCTTCTACAGACCTAAG GGTCGTGAGGAGGAGAGCGACCAGGTGAGGGAGAAGTTCGCAGTCCCGGAGAGCGACCACCTTACCTACCTTAACGTCTACAtgcagtggaaaaacaacaactactCCAGCGCGTGGTGCAACGAGCACTTCATCCACACCAAGGCCATGAGGAAG GTGCGTGAGGTACGCTCCCAGTTAAAAGACATCATGGTGCAGCAGAGGATGAACCTGATTTCCTGCGGGTCAGACTGGGACATCATCAGAAAGTGCATCTGTGCTGCTTACTTCCACCAAGCTGCCAAGCTCAAG GGCATCGGTGAATACGTCAACGTGAGGACGGGCATGCCATGTCACCTCCATCCCACCAGCTCCCTCTTTGGCATGGGCTACACTCCCGACTACATCATCTACCACGAGCTCGTCATGACCACCAAG GAGTACATGCAGTGTGTGACTGCAGTGGACGGAGAGTGGCTGGCAGAACTTGGGCCCATGTTTtacagcatcaaacatgcaGGAAGAAGCAGACAG GAGAACCGTCGCCGGGCCAAGGAGGAGATCaccaacatggaggaggagatgtccCTGGCTCAGCAGCAGTTGCTATCGCGtcgggaggagcaggagaggaagaactGCAACACCGGCAGTGTCAG